One part of the Luteibacter yeojuensis genome encodes these proteins:
- a CDS encoding GNAT family N-acetyltransferase, with translation MRPPPVTAAVRVRRAEVSDLDDLVALEESSFAQDRLSRAQYRKHLDSESALVLVASANHRRFLGTAVVFFRKGTTVARLYSIATTPQAQGKGVGSALVEASEDAARVRGCRSLRLEVRKDNAVAIRLYERLGYARIGEYANYYADGTDAFRFEKQL, from the coding sequence ATGCGTCCACCCCCGGTCACCGCCGCGGTGCGCGTTCGTCGCGCCGAAGTCAGCGATCTCGACGATCTCGTCGCCCTCGAGGAATCCAGCTTCGCGCAGGATCGCCTGAGTCGCGCCCAGTACCGCAAGCACCTCGACAGCGAGAGCGCCCTGGTGCTCGTCGCCAGCGCCAACCATCGCCGCTTCCTCGGCACCGCCGTCGTGTTCTTCCGCAAGGGCACGACCGTGGCGCGGCTGTATTCGATCGCGACCACGCCGCAGGCACAGGGCAAGGGCGTCGGTTCGGCATTGGTCGAGGCGTCCGAGGACGCCGCCCGCGTGCGCGGTTGCCGCTCGCTGCGGCTGGAAGTGCGCAAGGACAACGCCGTGGCGATCCGCCTGTACGAACGGCTGGGCTATGCGCGCATCGGCGAATACGCCAACTACTACGCCGACGGCACCGACGCCTTCCGCTTCGAAAAGCAGCTTTGA
- a CDS encoding DUF484 family protein, whose translation MTDTAIDGDIKPATVASYLRRHPDFLVAYPELAHELVLPSANGPASSLAVHQLRGLREKNAELEGRLRELTAVAGDNEKLMRRVHGLMLALLGAGNIEDTVRQVVRRLTEDFQSERIRLVFFGDLAGLPDEPWLLREPHGASGLPEFASFLEHGDPVAGRLAPDKLHRLFGEAAPDVRSAALMRVGADALLAIGSADPDRFHPGMGTLFLDMISTTVGSAIERARKVA comes from the coding sequence ATGACCGACACCGCGATCGACGGCGACATCAAGCCAGCCACCGTGGCGTCCTACCTGAGGCGGCACCCTGACTTCCTCGTCGCCTACCCCGAACTCGCCCACGAGCTCGTGCTACCCAGTGCGAACGGGCCCGCGTCCTCCCTCGCCGTTCACCAGTTGCGTGGCCTGCGCGAAAAGAACGCCGAACTCGAGGGGCGGCTCAGGGAACTCACCGCCGTGGCCGGCGACAACGAGAAACTGATGCGCCGCGTGCACGGGCTGATGCTCGCGCTGCTCGGCGCCGGCAACATCGAGGACACCGTGCGCCAGGTGGTCCGCCGGCTCACCGAGGATTTCCAGTCCGAACGCATCCGCCTCGTGTTCTTCGGCGACCTCGCCGGCTTGCCCGACGAGCCGTGGCTGCTACGCGAGCCGCACGGCGCTTCCGGGCTCCCGGAATTCGCCTCGTTCCTCGAGCACGGCGATCCCGTCGCGGGCCGGCTGGCGCCCGACAAGCTGCACCGCCTGTTCGGGGAGGCCGCGCCCGACGTGCGCTCGGCCGCGCTCATGCGCGTCGGTGCCGATGCCCTCCTGGCCATCGGCAGCGCGGATCCGGATCGCTTCCATCCGGGCATGGGCACGCTGTTCCTCGACATGATCTCCACCACGGTCGGTTCCGCCATCGAACGGGCGCGGAAGGTGGCGTGA
- the hslU gene encoding ATP-dependent protease ATPase subunit HslU yields the protein MSELTPREIVNELDRYIIGQHDAKRAVAIALRNRWRRMQLDPGMRDEVTPKNILMIGPTGVGKTEIARRLATLANAPFVKVEATKFTEVGYVGKDVESIIRDLADVSYKLLREQAKGRVRSQAEDATEDRLLDALLPRRQPSGWDDTGSAAPAIDSDTRQKLRKQLREGALDDREVELDFAMNVGVEIMTPPGMEEMSQQLGKMFQNLGGQKSQKRKMTIRQARPVLIEEEAGKLLNDEELRSRAVESAEQNGIVFIDEIDKVAQRSEWGGAGVSREGVQRDLLPLVEGSTVSTRYGSIKTDHILFIASGAFSLAKPSDLIPELQGRLPIRVELSALSVDDFKRILREPNNALTKQYAALLDTEGVTLDFTDSGIDRLADVAFQVNERTENIGARRLHTVMERLLERISFEAADKSGEKYSIDAEYVDNNLGSLVKDEDLSRYIL from the coding sequence ATGTCCGAACTCACTCCCCGCGAAATCGTCAACGAACTCGACCGCTACATCATCGGCCAGCACGACGCCAAGCGCGCCGTGGCCATCGCCCTGCGCAACCGCTGGCGCCGCATGCAGCTCGACCCGGGCATGCGCGACGAGGTCACGCCCAAGAACATCCTGATGATCGGGCCTACCGGCGTGGGCAAGACCGAGATCGCCCGTCGCCTGGCCACGCTGGCCAACGCCCCGTTCGTGAAGGTCGAAGCCACGAAGTTCACCGAAGTCGGTTACGTCGGCAAGGATGTGGAGTCGATCATCCGCGATCTTGCCGATGTCTCGTACAAGCTGCTGCGCGAGCAGGCCAAGGGCCGGGTGCGCAGCCAGGCCGAGGATGCCACCGAGGACCGCCTGCTCGACGCGCTGCTGCCACGGCGCCAGCCCAGCGGCTGGGACGACACCGGCAGCGCCGCGCCGGCGATCGACAGCGACACCCGCCAGAAGCTGCGCAAGCAGCTGCGCGAGGGTGCGCTGGACGATCGCGAGGTCGAGCTAGACTTCGCCATGAACGTGGGCGTGGAGATCATGACCCCGCCGGGCATGGAGGAGATGAGCCAGCAGCTGGGCAAGATGTTCCAGAACCTGGGCGGCCAGAAGTCGCAAAAGCGCAAGATGACCATCCGCCAGGCCCGTCCGGTCCTCATCGAGGAAGAGGCCGGCAAGCTCCTCAACGACGAGGAACTGCGCAGCCGCGCGGTGGAGAGCGCGGAGCAGAACGGCATCGTCTTCATCGACGAGATCGACAAGGTGGCCCAGCGCTCCGAATGGGGCGGCGCGGGCGTCAGCCGCGAAGGCGTGCAGCGCGACCTGCTGCCGCTGGTGGAAGGCTCCACCGTGTCCACGCGCTATGGCTCGATCAAGACCGACCATATCCTGTTCATCGCCTCGGGCGCGTTCTCGCTGGCCAAGCCCTCGGACCTCATCCCCGAGCTGCAGGGCCGCCTGCCGATCCGCGTGGAACTGAGCGCCCTCTCGGTGGACGATTTCAAGCGGATCCTGCGCGAGCCGAACAACGCGCTGACCAAGCAATATGCTGCACTGCTCGATACCGAAGGCGTGACCCTGGACTTCACCGATTCGGGCATCGACCGGCTGGCCGACGTGGCCTTCCAGGTCAACGAGCGGACCGAGAACATCGGCGCCCGCCGGCTGCACACGGTCATGGAGCGGCTCCTGGAGCGCATCTCCTTCGAAGCGGCAGACAAATCCGGCGAAAAGTATTCGATCGACGCCGAATATGTCGACAACAACCTGGGTTCGCTGGTCAAGGACGAGGATCTGAGCCGTTACATCCTCTGA
- a CDS encoding tyrosine-type recombinase/integrase, translating into MTPRAAVEAFLGHFAAERAPSPHTLAAYRRDLDKLLEFMEAEGLDSFDRLTPDRMRTMTARLHRPPPRRDGKVREGLEPTSIQRLLSACRTLFRYLTREGRLDHDPAAGVRGPKVRRKLPQVLDADEAKELVETSLGGPLAPRDTAMMELFYSSGLRLSELCGLHWRDLDLDDGQVRVLGKGNKTRILPVGRFAVAALKALAALGAAGPDQPVFKGRNGTTISPRTVQQRLARLSSGQAKRVHPHMLRHTFASHMLESSGDLRSVQELLGHADIATTQIYTHLDFQHLAKVYDAAHPRAKRKP; encoded by the coding sequence GTGACTCCGCGCGCCGCCGTCGAGGCCTTCCTGGGCCACTTCGCCGCCGAGCGGGCGCCGTCGCCGCATACGCTCGCGGCGTACCGGCGCGACCTGGACAAGCTGCTGGAATTCATGGAGGCCGAAGGCCTCGACAGCTTCGACCGGCTCACCCCGGACCGGATGCGGACGATGACCGCCCGCCTGCACCGCCCGCCGCCGCGGCGGGACGGCAAGGTACGCGAAGGCCTGGAGCCGACCAGCATCCAGCGCCTGCTTTCCGCCTGCCGCACACTGTTTCGCTACCTCACCCGCGAAGGCCGGCTGGACCACGACCCGGCGGCCGGCGTCCGCGGACCCAAGGTACGGCGCAAGCTGCCCCAGGTGCTGGACGCCGACGAGGCCAAGGAGCTGGTGGAAACCAGCCTCGGCGGCCCGCTGGCGCCGCGCGACACGGCGATGATGGAACTCTTCTATTCCAGCGGCCTGCGCCTGTCCGAACTGTGCGGCCTGCACTGGCGGGACCTCGACCTCGACGACGGCCAGGTCCGGGTGCTGGGCAAGGGCAACAAGACGCGCATCCTTCCCGTGGGCCGTTTCGCGGTCGCCGCCCTGAAGGCGCTGGCCGCCCTGGGCGCCGCCGGACCGGACCAGCCCGTGTTCAAGGGGCGGAACGGGACGACCATCTCCCCCCGGACCGTGCAGCAGCGGCTGGCCAGGCTTTCCAGCGGACAGGCGAAGCGGGTCCACCCGCACATGCTCCGGCACACCTTCGCGAGCCACATGCTGGAGTCCTCCGGCGACCTGCGCTCGGTGCAGGAGCTCCTGGGCCACGCGGACATCGCCACCACCCAGATCTACACCCACCTCGATTTCCAGCACCTGGCGAAGGTGTACGACGCGGCGCATCCGCGGGCGAAGCGGAAGCCTTGA
- the hslV gene encoding ATP-dependent protease subunit HslV, translated as MEPMHATTIVCVRRDGKVVIGSDGQVTLGNTVMKANARKVRRLGKGDVLAGFAGATADAFTLFELFEEKLVKHGGNLTRSAVEMAKEWRTDRRLGRLEAMLAVADREASLLISGNGDVLEPEHGLIAIGSGGPYAQSAALALMENTELDARTIVEKALKIAGDICIYTNHNYSIEEL; from the coding sequence ATGGAACCGATGCACGCCACGACCATCGTCTGCGTCCGCCGCGACGGCAAGGTCGTCATCGGCAGTGACGGACAGGTCACCCTCGGCAATACCGTGATGAAGGCCAACGCCCGCAAGGTGCGCCGCCTGGGCAAGGGCGACGTCCTCGCCGGGTTCGCGGGCGCCACCGCCGACGCCTTCACGCTGTTCGAGCTGTTCGAGGAAAAACTGGTCAAGCACGGCGGCAACCTCACCCGTTCCGCGGTGGAAATGGCCAAGGAATGGCGCACCGACCGCCGCCTGGGCCGCCTGGAAGCCATGCTGGCCGTGGCCGACAGGGAGGCCTCCCTCCTGATTTCCGGCAACGGCGACGTGCTCGAGCCGGAGCACGGCCTCATCGCGATTGGCTCGGGCGGTCCTTACGCCCAGTCGGCCGCCCTGGCCCTGATGGAGAATACCGAGCTGGATGCGCGCACGATCGTGGAGAAAGCGCTCAAGATCGCCGGCGATATCTGCATCTACACCAATCACAACTATTCGATCGAAGAGCTCTGA
- the dapF gene encoding diaminopimelate epimerase, producing MASRFTKMHGIGNDFVIVDWREDPPRVPNAARVAALADRHTGIGFDQLISIESARDPSCAFYYGIWNADGSPSGQCGNGVRCVAAWLYRDGAIERDTDVRLESPSGPVTVRVLDEGRVVVDMGEPDFAPAAIPLDLPPHAVYTVHVDGEDVSFGAVSMGNPHGVLLVDDIADPRVDRLGPVLTAHPVFPQGANVGFAQRLGPDRIRLRVHERGSGWTRACGTGACAAAAVAQSLGLAAPVVDVELPGGTLTIEWHGPGHTLWMTGPAAFVFEGEV from the coding sequence ATGGCCTCCCGCTTCACCAAGATGCATGGGATCGGCAACGACTTCGTCATCGTCGACTGGCGCGAGGATCCGCCGCGCGTTCCGAACGCGGCGCGCGTGGCCGCGCTGGCCGACCGGCACACCGGCATCGGCTTCGACCAGCTGATCAGCATCGAGTCCGCCCGCGATCCCTCCTGCGCGTTCTACTACGGAATCTGGAACGCGGACGGCTCGCCCTCGGGCCAGTGCGGGAACGGCGTGCGCTGCGTGGCGGCATGGCTCTACCGCGACGGCGCCATCGAGCGCGACACCGACGTGCGCCTGGAAAGCCCCTCGGGCCCGGTCACCGTCCGCGTGCTGGACGAGGGCAGGGTGGTGGTCGACATGGGCGAGCCGGATTTCGCACCTGCCGCCATTCCGCTCGACCTGCCGCCGCACGCCGTCTACACCGTCCACGTGGATGGCGAAGACGTGAGCTTCGGCGCCGTCTCCATGGGCAATCCGCACGGCGTGCTGCTGGTCGACGATATCGCCGATCCGCGGGTCGACCGCCTCGGCCCGGTTCTTACCGCGCATCCCGTGTTCCCACAGGGCGCCAACGTGGGCTTCGCCCAGCGCTTGGGGCCGGATCGCATTCGCCTGCGCGTGCACGAACGAGGCAGCGGCTGGACTCGCGCCTGCGGCACCGGCGCCTGCGCGGCGGCGGCCGTGGCCCAGTCGCTGGGTCTCGCCGCGCCGGTCGTGGACGTCGAACTCCCGGGCGGCACGCTCACCATCGAATGGCATGGCCCGGGCCATACCCTGTGGATGACGGGCCCCGCCGCCTTCGTTTTCGAAGGCGAGGTGTGA
- the lptM gene encoding LPS translocon maturation chaperone LptM, with protein sequence MRRLILPIALAAGAAALAGCGNKGPLFLPPPPAAGTTATPQATPAQPTERDTSLAPPPASTSSQPFNSVIHP encoded by the coding sequence ATGCGCCGACTCATCCTGCCCATCGCCCTCGCCGCCGGCGCCGCCGCGCTCGCGGGGTGTGGAAACAAGGGCCCGCTGTTCCTGCCGCCTCCGCCCGCGGCGGGTACCACGGCAACGCCCCAGGCCACCCCGGCGCAGCCGACGGAGAGGGATACCTCGCTCGCGCCGCCGCCGGCCAGCACCTCCAGCCAGCCGTTCAATTCCGTGATCCATCCGTAA